From Pseudonocardia autotrophica, one genomic window encodes:
- a CDS encoding DUF1490 family protein — protein sequence MFGAVLGKAAGLVVTGLAGAVTYDGVKRVARSGAVREAAVTATAWGLRGARAAETGAEKARLATADIVSEARGRIGEESPAPGSGHGHTHEH from the coding sequence GTGTTCGGAGCAGTGCTGGGTAAGGCGGCAGGTCTGGTGGTCACGGGCCTGGCCGGAGCGGTGACCTACGACGGCGTGAAGCGGGTGGCCCGCTCCGGTGCCGTCCGCGAGGCCGCGGTGACCGCGACGGCGTGGGGTCTGCGTGGCGCCCGCGCCGCCGAGACCGGTGCGGAGAAGGCCCGGCTGGCGACCGCCGACATCGTCAGCGAGGCCCGCGGCCGGATCGGCGAGGAGTCGCCGGCCCCCGGCAGCGGCCACGGGCACACCCACGAGCACTGA
- a CDS encoding YebC/PmpR family DNA-binding transcriptional regulator has product MSGHSKWATTKHKKAVIDARRGKMFAKLIKNIEVAARTGGGDPEGNPTLYDAIQKAKKSSVPNDNIDRAVKRGSGADAGGADYQAITYEGYGPNGVAVLVECLTDNRNRAATEVRTAMTRNGGTMADPGSVAYLFSRKGVVVLPKGELAEDDVLLAVLDAGAEEVNDLGESWEVVSEATDVVAVRTALQDGGIDYDSAEAIFVPSMQVELDADGARKVFRLIEALEDSDEVQNVYANFDVSDEVMAEVD; this is encoded by the coding sequence ATGAGTGGCCACTCCAAGTGGGCGACGACCAAGCACAAGAAGGCCGTGATCGACGCCCGCCGCGGCAAGATGTTCGCCAAGCTGATCAAGAACATCGAGGTCGCGGCCCGCACCGGGGGTGGTGACCCCGAGGGTAACCCGACGCTCTACGACGCGATCCAGAAGGCGAAGAAGAGCTCGGTCCCCAACGACAACATCGACCGCGCGGTCAAGCGCGGGTCCGGTGCCGACGCCGGCGGCGCCGACTACCAGGCCATCACCTACGAGGGGTACGGCCCGAACGGTGTCGCCGTCCTCGTGGAGTGCCTCACCGACAACCGGAACCGGGCCGCCACCGAGGTCCGGACCGCGATGACCCGCAACGGCGGAACGATGGCCGATCCCGGGTCGGTGGCGTACCTGTTCTCCCGCAAGGGCGTCGTCGTGCTCCCGAAGGGCGAGCTCGCCGAGGACGATGTGCTGCTCGCGGTCCTGGACGCCGGCGCCGAAGAGGTCAACGACCTCGGCGAGAGCTGGGAGGTCGTCTCCGAGGCGACCGACGTCGTCGCCGTGCGCACCGCGCTGCAGGACGGCGGTATCGACTACGACTCGGCCGAGGCGATCTTCGTCCCGTCGATGCAGGTCGAGCTGGACGCCGACGGTGCCAGGAAGGTCTTCCGGCTGATCGAGGCGCTGGAGGACTCCGACGAGGTGCAGAACGTCTACGCCAACTTCGACGTGTCCGACGAGGTCATGGCCGAGGTCGACTGA
- a CDS encoding helix-turn-helix domain-containing protein, translating into MGWVVVSVGLQVLEVVDRAVGPRIEVYRWILTAPTAWAAHDHVDHEFLVVVSGGVRVRAGDVVRTAVPGSGVWIPAGVRHAVSAPAGTMFLVGYVDRDRRATVPAGLTAFPTPPLTIALVEHLLSPVLDVAMRTRAEEVLCDQLVDGPPVLPDLPMPRSAPVRLVATTLLGAPQDRRTLEQWGFVVGVSARTLTRRFTEETGLGFESWRRRCRVLSALPLLTGTRPVRAVAHRVGYRSEAAFVAAFRRETGTTPGRWPAPVAQLGGTG; encoded by the coding sequence ATGGGGTGGGTGGTCGTGTCGGTGGGGTTGCAGGTCCTCGAGGTCGTCGACCGGGCGGTGGGCCCGCGTATCGAGGTGTACCGGTGGATCCTCACCGCGCCCACCGCGTGGGCGGCGCACGACCACGTCGACCACGAGTTCCTGGTCGTGGTCTCCGGCGGAGTCCGGGTCCGGGCCGGTGACGTCGTACGGACGGCGGTGCCGGGCAGCGGGGTCTGGATCCCCGCCGGCGTCCGGCACGCGGTGTCGGCCCCGGCCGGGACGATGTTCCTCGTCGGCTACGTCGACCGCGATCGGCGCGCCACGGTGCCGGCCGGGCTGACCGCGTTCCCGACCCCGCCGCTGACGATCGCGCTCGTCGAGCACCTGCTGTCGCCGGTGCTCGACGTCGCGATGCGCACCCGGGCCGAAGAGGTCCTGTGCGATCAGCTCGTCGACGGTCCGCCGGTGCTCCCGGACCTGCCGATGCCGCGCTCGGCGCCGGTGCGCCTGGTCGCGACGACGTTGCTCGGCGCCCCGCAGGACCGCCGCACCCTGGAGCAGTGGGGGTTCGTGGTCGGGGTGAGCGCCCGCACACTGACCCGCCGGTTCACCGAGGAGACCGGGCTGGGCTTCGAGAGCTGGCGCCGGCGCTGCCGGGTGCTGTCCGCACTCCCGCTGCTGACCGGCACGCGGCCGGTGCGGGCGGTCGCCCATCGGGTCGGGTACCGGTCGGAGGCGGCCTTCGTCGCCGCGTTCCGGCGGGAGACCGGGACCACACCGGGGCGCTGGCCGGCGCCGGTCGCGCAGCTCGGGGGCACGGGCTGA
- a CDS encoding ABC transporter substrate-binding protein — protein MPAPAISRRRLLAGSLGLALLTACGRPAAGDAAGAPAGDGFPRTVRHEAGETTVPAAPERVVALSDYLDLDLVLALGVQPVLYGFTDAWGSGNMPWQTEAGVAGLARMDIPTSQADPERVVSARPELMVGMPPAAEQYDVLSRIAPTVCLGWETTWHDGLTTVAAALGREDRVEGLAQRYRDSVATAAARLDGLGGLPVVAGSAYHDQIYVQGDASPMVGLLRDLGLTVHTTGPDAVTGYSAEEVDVLAPAGVLLCPATDAAGTAAAEASELWRRLPAVAAGRYSVLSPVFARALTENLSPLSIDWALRSLVPLLERTAAGDGVPLGRAGS, from the coding sequence ATGCCCGCCCCCGCCATCAGTCGTCGCCGGCTGCTCGCCGGCAGCCTCGGCCTGGCCCTGCTCACCGCCTGCGGGCGTCCCGCCGCCGGCGACGCCGCCGGGGCCCCGGCCGGTGACGGGTTCCCCCGGACGGTGCGGCACGAGGCGGGGGAGACGACGGTGCCCGCGGCACCGGAGCGCGTGGTGGCGCTGTCGGACTACCTCGATCTGGACCTGGTGCTGGCGCTGGGCGTGCAGCCGGTGCTGTACGGGTTCACCGACGCCTGGGGCTCGGGGAACATGCCGTGGCAGACCGAGGCCGGGGTGGCCGGACTGGCCCGGATGGACATCCCGACGTCGCAGGCCGACCCGGAACGTGTGGTGTCGGCCCGGCCGGAGCTGATGGTCGGGATGCCCCCGGCCGCCGAGCAGTACGACGTGCTCTCCCGGATCGCGCCGACGGTCTGTCTGGGCTGGGAGACCACCTGGCACGACGGCCTCACGACGGTGGCCGCGGCGCTCGGCCGCGAGGACCGCGTGGAGGGCCTGGCGCAGCGGTACCGGGACTCGGTGGCGACGGCCGCGGCGCGCCTGGACGGGCTCGGCGGGCTCCCGGTCGTCGCCGGCTCGGCCTACCACGACCAGATCTACGTGCAGGGCGACGCGAGCCCGATGGTGGGCCTGCTGCGCGATCTCGGGCTGACGGTGCACACCACGGGCCCGGACGCGGTCACCGGGTACTCGGCCGAGGAGGTGGACGTGCTGGCCCCGGCCGGGGTGCTGCTCTGCCCGGCCACCGACGCCGCCGGGACCGCCGCGGCCGAGGCCTCGGAACTGTGGCGGCGGCTGCCCGCCGTGGCGGCCGGTCGCTACAGCGTGCTGAGCCCGGTGTTCGCCAGGGCGCTGACCGAGAACCTGTCCCCGCTCAGCATCGACTGGGCGCTGCGATCGCTGGTGCCGCTGCTGGAACGGACCGCCGCGGGCGACGGTGTGCCGCTGGGCCGGGCCGGGAGCTGA
- the polA gene encoding DNA polymerase I, protein MSTATQGTQKSAAQKSGTPKSASAKKKAPDRPRLLLLDGHSLAYRAFFALPAENFRTGTGQTTNAVYGFTSMLINLLRDEEPTHLAVAFDVSRKTFRSERYADYKANRSATPDDFRGQIDLIKEVLGALSIPVFAVDGYEADDLIATLATQAEQQGFEVLITTGDRDAFQLVSDDVTVLYPKRGVSDLGRIDPAEVDKRYGLTPTQYPDFAALRGDPSDNLPSIPGVGEKTAAKWVREFGSLAELTDRVDEVKGKAGDSLRTNLANVLLNRQLTELVRDVDLGSAPEQLEVRAWDRDAVHRLFDELEFRVLRERLFATLSSAEPEAEDGFEISGEVIAPGGARAWLDSHARDGRRVGLSFAGVAGPVAGRDLTGVALAVGEPTVEQRAAGATAGVPKAGYLGLTGLTPDDEAALGDWLADAGVAKAAHDIKPVLHALRARGWSVAGLSSDTALAAYLARPGQRTFDLADLALRYLRRELRTEEPADGQLSLLGGEEEADAQAAQQEMLSASAVAELADALDTELAQRGGTELLADLELPLAFVLAGCEAAGIAVDSETLSDLESDFGGQVREAAASAYEVIGKEINLGSPKQLQVVLFDELNMPKTKRTKTGYTTDADALQTLYEQTEHPFLQFLLQHRDATRLKVTVDGLIKTFADDGRIHTTYSQTIAATGRLSSTDPNLQNVPIRTAAGRRIRDAFVVGAGPDGERYAELMTADYSQIEMRIMAHLSEDAALIEAFRSQHDFHAETAARVFGVEATAVSVEQRAKIKAMNYGLAYGLSAYGLSGQLRISTDEAKGLMDDYFAGFGGVRDYLAGVVDQARKDGYTATILGRRRYLPDLTSDNRQRREMAERMALNAPIQGSAADIIKVAMLGVFRGLAEEGLRSRMLLQVHDELVLEVADGEREVLEKLVRERMGAAAQLSVPLEVSVGYGRSWDAAAH, encoded by the coding sequence ATGAGCACAGCGACGCAGGGCACCCAGAAGTCGGCAGCGCAGAAGTCGGGCACCCCGAAGTCGGCCTCGGCGAAGAAGAAGGCGCCGGACCGGCCGCGGTTGCTCCTGCTCGACGGGCACTCGCTGGCCTACCGCGCCTTCTTCGCGCTGCCCGCGGAGAACTTCCGCACCGGCACCGGGCAGACCACCAACGCGGTCTACGGCTTCACCTCGATGCTGATCAACCTGCTGCGGGACGAGGAGCCGACCCACCTCGCGGTGGCGTTCGACGTCTCCCGCAAGACCTTCCGCTCCGAGCGGTACGCCGACTACAAGGCGAACCGCTCGGCCACGCCGGACGACTTCCGTGGCCAGATCGACCTGATCAAGGAGGTGCTCGGCGCGCTGAGCATCCCGGTGTTCGCGGTCGACGGCTACGAGGCCGACGACCTGATCGCGACCCTCGCGACGCAGGCCGAGCAGCAGGGCTTCGAGGTGCTCATCACCACCGGCGACCGGGATGCGTTCCAGCTGGTGTCCGACGACGTCACGGTGCTCTACCCGAAGCGCGGGGTGTCCGATCTCGGCCGGATCGACCCGGCCGAGGTCGACAAGCGGTACGGGCTCACCCCGACCCAGTACCCCGACTTCGCCGCGCTGCGGGGCGACCCCTCGGACAACCTGCCCTCGATCCCCGGGGTGGGGGAGAAGACGGCCGCCAAGTGGGTCCGTGAGTTCGGCTCGCTGGCCGAGCTGACCGACCGGGTCGACGAGGTGAAGGGCAAGGCGGGTGACTCGCTGCGCACGAACCTGGCCAACGTGCTGCTGAACCGGCAGCTGACCGAGCTGGTCCGCGACGTCGACCTGGGATCGGCCCCGGAGCAGCTGGAGGTCCGTGCCTGGGATCGTGACGCGGTGCACCGGCTGTTCGACGAGCTGGAGTTCCGGGTGCTGCGCGAGCGGCTGTTCGCCACCCTGTCCTCCGCCGAACCGGAGGCCGAGGACGGTTTCGAGATCTCCGGTGAGGTGATCGCCCCCGGCGGGGCGCGGGCCTGGCTGGACTCGCACGCGCGGGACGGCCGCCGGGTCGGGCTGAGCTTCGCCGGTGTGGCGGGCCCGGTCGCCGGTCGCGATCTCACCGGTGTCGCGCTGGCGGTCGGCGAGCCGACCGTCGAACAGCGGGCGGCCGGCGCCACGGCCGGTGTGCCGAAGGCCGGATACCTCGGGCTGACCGGGCTCACCCCGGACGACGAGGCAGCGCTCGGCGACTGGCTGGCCGACGCCGGCGTCGCCAAGGCCGCGCACGACATCAAGCCGGTGCTGCACGCGCTGCGCGCCCGCGGCTGGTCGGTCGCGGGGCTGAGCAGCGACACCGCGCTCGCCGCGTACCTCGCCCGTCCCGGCCAGCGCACGTTCGATCTGGCCGACCTGGCGCTGCGCTACCTGCGCCGCGAGCTGCGCACCGAGGAGCCCGCCGACGGGCAGCTGTCGCTGCTCGGCGGGGAGGAGGAGGCCGACGCACAGGCCGCGCAGCAGGAGATGCTGTCCGCATCGGCGGTCGCCGAGCTGGCCGACGCGCTCGACACCGAGCTGGCCCAGCGCGGCGGCACCGAGCTGCTCGCCGATCTCGAGCTGCCGCTGGCGTTCGTGCTGGCCGGATGCGAGGCGGCGGGGATCGCGGTCGACTCGGAGACGTTGTCGGACCTGGAGTCCGACTTCGGCGGCCAGGTCCGCGAGGCGGCGGCCAGCGCCTACGAGGTGATCGGCAAGGAGATCAACCTCGGCTCGCCCAAGCAGCTGCAGGTCGTGCTGTTCGACGAGCTGAACATGCCGAAGACCAAGCGCACCAAGACCGGCTACACCACCGACGCCGACGCGCTGCAGACCCTCTACGAGCAGACCGAGCACCCCTTCCTGCAGTTCCTGCTGCAGCACCGCGACGCGACCCGGCTGAAGGTGACCGTCGACGGGCTGATCAAGACCTTCGCCGACGACGGCCGGATCCACACCACCTACTCGCAGACGATCGCGGCGACCGGCCGGCTCTCCTCGACCGACCCGAACCTGCAGAACGTCCCGATCCGGACCGCGGCCGGGCGCCGGATCCGGGACGCGTTCGTGGTCGGCGCCGGTCCCGACGGCGAGCGGTACGCGGAGCTGATGACCGCCGACTACAGCCAGATCGAGATGCGGATCATGGCTCACCTCTCCGAGGACGCTGCGCTGATCGAGGCGTTCCGGTCGCAGCACGACTTCCACGCCGAGACCGCCGCCCGGGTGTTCGGCGTCGAGGCGACCGCCGTGTCGGTCGAGCAGCGAGCCAAGATCAAGGCGATGAACTACGGCCTGGCGTACGGGCTGTCCGCCTACGGACTGTCCGGGCAGCTGCGGATCTCCACCGACGAGGCCAAGGGCCTGATGGACGACTACTTCGCCGGGTTCGGCGGGGTGCGCGACTACCTCGCGGGCGTCGTCGACCAGGCCCGCAAGGACGGCTACACCGCGACCATCCTCGGCCGTCGCCGCTACCTCCCGGATCTGACCAGCGACAACCGGCAGCGCCGCGAGATGGCCGAGCGGATGGCGCTGAACGCACCGATCCAGGGCAGCGCCGCGGACATCATCAAGGTCGCGATGCTGGGGGTGTTCCGGGGGCTGGCGGAGGAGGGCCTGCGCAGCCGGATGCTGCTGCAGGTGCACGACGAGCTGGTGCTCGAGGTCGCCGACGGCGAGCGGGAGGTGCTGGAGAAGCTGGTCCGCGAGCGGATGGGCGCCGCCGCGCAGCTGTCGGTGCCGCTCGAGGTGTCGGTCGGCTACGGCCGCAGCTGGGACGCCGCGGCGCACTGA
- a CDS encoding alpha/beta hydrolase, with translation MTSFLRALALIWAAVLLFVLVGAFRPETPVAGFAGSFVTGQYPLHLALAAVLGILFGLAARSAGARFSGYAAATLSLAAVVGMVTVLAAQGRAAADEGVRLDWTATLTEIGQPDGNPDRSVEFTEGRALDLYLPTGPGPHPVLVWVHGGSWVRGDREDRTALNRWLADRGWAVAAVDYRLPPPEPVGRDQQRDVACAVDWIRANGAAELDPGRLVLAGQSAGATLAISTTSGLLDGTLACSDAPASVGGTGPADAPPPAPGPPPVGVVAYYPPVDLTLIDPDLQQTLFGGAAADAPGLMRLLSPSEQVRSDLPPTLLLLGSADHYVYPDRVAAYDRELRDAGVPGRLVTVPYADHVFDRPFGSPGAQLTREAVIRFLTGVG, from the coding sequence GTGACGTCGTTCCTCCGCGCGCTCGCCCTGATCTGGGCGGCCGTGCTGTTGTTCGTCCTGGTGGGCGCCTTCCGGCCGGAGACGCCGGTGGCCGGCTTCGCCGGATCCTTCGTCACCGGCCAGTACCCGCTGCACCTGGCGCTGGCCGCGGTACTGGGAATCCTGTTCGGGCTGGCCGCCCGGTCGGCGGGTGCCCGGTTCAGCGGCTACGCGGCGGCGACGCTGTCGCTGGCCGCGGTGGTCGGGATGGTGACGGTGCTGGCGGCCCAGGGCCGGGCCGCGGCCGACGAGGGCGTCCGGCTGGACTGGACGGCCACGCTGACCGAGATCGGCCAACCGGACGGGAACCCGGACCGCTCGGTCGAGTTCACCGAGGGACGCGCGCTGGACCTCTACCTGCCCACCGGTCCCGGCCCGCATCCGGTGCTGGTGTGGGTGCACGGCGGCAGCTGGGTCCGCGGTGACCGGGAGGACCGCACAGCGCTGAACCGCTGGCTGGCCGATCGCGGCTGGGCGGTCGCCGCCGTCGACTACCGGCTCCCGCCGCCCGAGCCGGTCGGCCGCGACCAGCAGCGCGACGTCGCCTGTGCAGTCGACTGGATCCGGGCGAACGGCGCCGCCGAGCTCGATCCCGGCCGGCTGGTGCTCGCCGGCCAGTCCGCGGGCGCGACCCTCGCGATCAGCACGACGTCCGGCCTGCTCGACGGCACGCTGGCCTGCTCCGACGCGCCCGCATCGGTCGGCGGCACCGGCCCGGCGGACGCCCCGCCACCGGCCCCCGGGCCGCCGCCGGTCGGCGTGGTCGCGTACTACCCGCCGGTCGACCTGACGCTGATCGATCCGGACCTGCAGCAGACCCTGTTCGGTGGGGCGGCCGCCGACGCGCCCGGTCTGATGCGGCTGCTCTCGCCGTCCGAACAGGTGCGCTCCGACCTGCCGCCCACGCTGCTGCTGCTCGGCTCGGCCGACCACTACGTGTATCCGGACCGGGTCGCCGCCTACGACCGGGAGCTGCGCGACGCCGGCGTCCCCGGCCGGCTGGTGACGGTGCCCTACGCCGACCACGTCTTCGACCGGCCCTTCGGCAGCCCCGGCGCGCAGCTGACCCGCGAGGCCGTCATCCGGTTCCTGACCGGGGTGGGCTGA
- the ruvA gene encoding Holliday junction branch migration protein RuvA: MIHSVRGPVLEIGLDHAVVEVGGVGLAVYATPATLGGLRRGEQARLATTLVVREESLTLFGFVDSEERELFLLLQTVSGIGPRLALATLAVLQPDTLRRALADGDLAVLTRIPGVGRKSAERLVVELRDKVTAPAATPSAAAAPSAVTSTRDQVVEALLGLGFTQKPAEQAVDAVLAGSPDAGASVLLRTALSSLGRSR; this comes from the coding sequence GTGATCCACTCGGTGCGCGGCCCGGTGCTGGAGATCGGGCTCGACCACGCCGTCGTCGAGGTGGGCGGGGTCGGTCTCGCCGTGTACGCCACACCGGCGACACTCGGCGGGTTGCGCCGTGGCGAGCAGGCCCGGCTCGCGACCACGCTGGTGGTGCGCGAGGAGTCGCTGACCCTGTTCGGCTTCGTCGACAGCGAGGAACGCGAGCTGTTCCTGCTCCTGCAGACGGTGTCCGGGATCGGCCCCCGGCTGGCGCTGGCCACCCTCGCCGTGCTGCAGCCGGACACGCTGCGCCGGGCGCTGGCCGACGGCGACCTGGCCGTCCTCACCCGGATCCCGGGGGTCGGGCGCAAGAGCGCGGAGCGCCTCGTCGTGGAGCTGCGCGACAAGGTCACCGCACCCGCCGCGACCCCCTCCGCCGCGGCCGCCCCGTCCGCCGTCACCTCAACCCGTGACCAGGTGGTGGAGGCACTGCTCGGCCTCGGCTTCACCCAGAAACCCGCCGAGCAGGCCGTCGACGCGGTGCTGGCCGGATCCCCGGATGCCGGGGCCAGCGTGCTGCTGCGCACCGCACTGTCGTCGCTGGGCCGGTCGCGGTGA
- the ruvB gene encoding Holliday junction branch migration DNA helicase RuvB: MDAVVHPEDLDVEASLRPRSLEEFIGQPRVREQLELVLEGARRRGDPPDHILLSGPPGLGKTSLAMIVAQEMGAAIRLTSGPALERAGDLAAMLSNLVPGDVLFIDEIHRTARPAEEMLYLAMEDFRVDVVVGKGPGATSIPLDVAPFTLVGATTRAGSLTGPLRDRFGFTAHMEFYDDGELEQVLRRAAGILDIDLRPDGAQEIAGRCRGTPRVANRLLRRVRDFAEVRADGVIRRDVARAALAVYDVDELGLDRLDRAVLSALVRSFHGGPVGISTLAVAVGEDQGTVEEVCEPYLVRAGMLARTPRGRVATPLAWSHLGLTAPADAPAGHRIDPLF; encoded by the coding sequence ATCGACGCGGTCGTGCATCCCGAGGACCTCGACGTCGAGGCCTCGCTGCGGCCGCGGTCGCTGGAGGAGTTCATCGGCCAGCCGCGGGTCCGCGAGCAGCTGGAGCTGGTGCTGGAGGGCGCCCGCCGTCGTGGCGACCCGCCGGACCACATCCTGCTCTCCGGCCCGCCCGGGCTCGGCAAGACCAGCCTCGCGATGATCGTCGCCCAGGAGATGGGCGCCGCGATCCGGCTGACCTCCGGCCCGGCACTGGAGCGGGCCGGCGATCTCGCCGCAATGCTGTCGAACCTGGTGCCCGGCGACGTGCTGTTCATCGACGAGATCCACCGCACCGCCCGGCCCGCCGAGGAGATGCTCTACCTGGCGATGGAGGACTTCCGGGTGGACGTCGTCGTCGGCAAGGGCCCCGGTGCGACCTCGATCCCGCTCGACGTCGCGCCCTTCACCCTGGTCGGCGCCACCACCCGCGCCGGGTCGCTGACCGGCCCGCTGCGCGACCGGTTCGGCTTCACCGCGCACATGGAGTTCTACGACGACGGCGAGCTGGAGCAGGTGCTGCGCCGCGCCGCCGGGATCCTCGACATCGACCTGCGGCCGGACGGCGCACAGGAGATCGCCGGCCGCTGCCGGGGCACGCCCCGGGTCGCGAACCGGCTGCTGCGCCGGGTGCGGGACTTCGCCGAGGTCCGCGCGGACGGCGTGATCCGCCGCGACGTCGCCCGCGCCGCACTCGCCGTGTACGACGTCGACGAGCTGGGACTGGACCGGCTGGACCGGGCGGTGCTGAGCGCACTCGTCCGCTCCTTCCACGGCGGGCCGGTCGGGATCTCCACGCTCGCGGTCGCGGTGGGGGAGGACCAGGGCACCGTCGAGGAGGTCTGCGAGCCCTATCTCGTGCGGGCCGGGATGCTCGCCCGCACACCGCGCGGCCGGGTCGCCACCCCGCTGGCGTGGTCGCACCTGGGCCTGACCGCGCCCGCCGACGCGCCGGCCGGGCACCGGATCGACCCGCTGTTCTGA
- a CDS encoding MFS transporter: MSSSVHTTTDRRPLSGAAVGTLVEFYDFAVYALVVPIIAVAFFPPGDAGAAVLASLAVYGVAFVARPLGGIVFGRLGDRLGRRRVLTLVLTLIGLSTALIGLLPTYGQIGLLAPVLLVVLRLLQGLSAGGEVTSATSFALEHAPPGRRSSWITIVIAMSAVASVIGLLVVLGVAALLTEEQFTTWGWRIPFLIALPLSLIGLWIRLRTEESPEFERAREARDLSRTPLRDALQQHGTAVWYAVALSATSALSFYYLVGYFPTFLQLTAGLSRIQALTANGAALVVFVVALCAAGVAGDRVGRRPMIRWGSVLLAVVAVPAFLLASSGSVAGALAGQVLLAAALGVFGGGSYTALLEVFPTRTRLSGAALGYNIGYAVLGGTAPLLAATLVTVTGFVAAPGMYLAVVALLALVGVWGIPETRPAGTVGHDAIEPAR; this comes from the coding sequence ATGAGCTCGTCCGTCCACACCACCACCGATCGGCGGCCGCTGTCCGGTGCCGCCGTCGGCACCCTCGTCGAGTTCTACGACTTCGCGGTCTACGCACTCGTGGTGCCGATCATCGCGGTGGCCTTCTTCCCGCCGGGCGACGCCGGTGCCGCGGTGCTGGCCAGCCTCGCCGTCTACGGCGTCGCGTTCGTCGCCCGGCCGCTCGGCGGCATCGTGTTCGGGCGGCTCGGCGACCGGCTGGGCCGACGGCGTGTGCTGACGCTCGTCCTCACCCTGATCGGGCTCAGCACGGCACTGATCGGGCTGCTCCCGACCTACGGCCAGATCGGCCTGCTCGCACCGGTGCTGCTGGTCGTGCTCCGGCTCCTGCAGGGGCTGTCCGCCGGAGGCGAGGTCACCAGTGCCACGTCGTTCGCGCTCGAACACGCGCCACCGGGCCGCCGGTCGTCCTGGATCACCATCGTGATCGCGATGTCCGCGGTGGCGTCGGTGATCGGGCTGCTGGTCGTCCTCGGGGTCGCCGCTCTGCTCACCGAGGAACAGTTCACCACCTGGGGCTGGCGCATCCCGTTCCTGATCGCGCTGCCGCTGAGCCTGATCGGGCTGTGGATCCGGCTGCGCACCGAGGAGAGTCCTGAGTTCGAACGCGCCCGCGAGGCTCGCGACCTGAGCCGGACACCGCTGCGGGACGCCCTCCAGCAGCACGGCACCGCCGTCTGGTACGCGGTCGCCCTGTCCGCGACCAGTGCCCTGTCCTTCTACTACCTGGTCGGCTACTTCCCGACGTTCCTACAGCTCACCGCCGGGCTGAGCCGGATCCAGGCGCTGACGGCGAATGGCGCCGCGCTCGTCGTCTTCGTGGTCGCGCTGTGCGCGGCGGGTGTCGCCGGCGACCGTGTCGGGCGACGCCCGATGATCCGCTGGGGCTCGGTCCTCCTCGCCGTCGTGGCGGTGCCGGCCTTCCTGCTCGCTTCCTCCGGGTCGGTCGCCGGGGCTCTCGCGGGACAGGTGCTGCTGGCGGCCGCACTGGGGGTGTTCGGTGGCGGTAGCTACACCGCACTGCTCGAGGTGTTCCCGACCCGCACCCGGCTGTCCGGCGCGGCGCTCGGCTACAACATCGGGTACGCGGTGCTCGGCGGGACCGCCCCGCTCCTCGCCGCCACCCTCGTCACCGTCACCGGCTTCGTCGCCGCACCGGGCATGTACCTGGCCGTCGTGGCCCTGCTCGCGCTCGTCGGGGTGTGGGGCATCCCGGAGACCCGGCCGGCCGGCACCGTCGGTCACGACGCCATCGAGCCGGCTCGCTGA
- a CDS encoding phosphotriesterase family protein, which translates to MPVRTVRGDIDGAAAGHIQPHEHVLSRIGHAARQQGSALTTDHPITLENVYEIRRHHSRLDGTVDDVTDAVDELTWYRDAGGTTIVDATSIGLGRDPDGLVEVSERTGVHVVMGSGWYHRDYHPSGLERRSRSELAEEIVGDLTTGVGPGAMKAGLIGEIGLGWPVDPVEDRVLRAAVDAHLATGAALMIHPGRAPRAPLDAMRRVQEETSSTAKVVMSHVDRTLFTLDEMLELADTGCYLEFDLFGQESSYYPYADIDMPSDATRVRYIRALCDRGLQDRVLLSQDICFRTHLRRYGGEGYDHLLRNVVPLMLRRGFDPDDVRRLTIDNPREMLEIAP; encoded by the coding sequence ATGCCAGTGAGAACAGTCCGTGGAGACATCGACGGCGCGGCGGCCGGTCACATCCAGCCGCACGAGCACGTGCTCTCCCGCATCGGGCACGCAGCACGGCAGCAGGGCAGCGCCCTGACCACCGACCATCCGATCACGCTCGAGAACGTCTACGAGATCCGGCGGCACCACAGCCGCCTCGACGGGACCGTCGACGACGTCACCGACGCCGTCGACGAGCTGACCTGGTACCGCGACGCCGGCGGCACGACGATCGTCGACGCGACCAGCATCGGGCTGGGCCGCGACCCGGACGGTCTGGTCGAGGTCTCCGAACGGACCGGGGTGCACGTCGTCATGGGCAGCGGCTGGTACCACCGCGACTACCACCCCTCCGGCCTGGAACGACGCAGCCGGTCGGAGCTGGCCGAGGAGATCGTCGGCGACCTGACTACCGGGGTCGGGCCCGGCGCCATGAAGGCCGGGCTGATCGGGGAGATCGGGCTCGGCTGGCCGGTCGACCCGGTGGAGGACCGGGTGCTGCGGGCCGCGGTCGACGCGCATCTCGCGACCGGGGCGGCGCTGATGATCCACCCGGGCCGAGCGCCCCGGGCCCCGCTCGACGCGATGCGCCGGGTGCAGGAGGAGACCTCGTCCACGGCGAAGGTCGTGATGAGCCACGTGGACCGGACGCTGTTCACCCTCGACGAGATGCTCGAACTCGCCGACACCGGCTGCTATCTGGAGTTCGACCTGTTCGGGCAGGAGTCGAGCTACTACCCGTACGCCGACATCGACATGCCCAGCGACGCGACCCGGGTCCGATACATCCGCGCTCTGTGCGACCGCGGCCTGCAGGACCGGGTGCTGCTGTCGCAGGACATCTGCTTCCGCACGCACCTGCGGCGCTACGGCGGCGAGGGCTACGACCACCTGCTCCGCAACGTCGTCCCGCTCATGCTGCGCCGGGGGTTCGACCCGGACGACGTGCGGCGCCTGACCATCGACAACCCCCGAGAGATGCTGGAGATCGCCCCATGA